The following are encoded together in the Bacteroidota bacterium genome:
- a CDS encoding DEAD/DEAH box helicase produces MTFNDLGLHDHLIRAVTQLGFKNPTEIQEKVIPIFLENKRDLIGLAQTGTGKTAAFGLPLLQHINLNDNSTQGLVICPTRELCMQITKDLESYAVFLDNPKITAVYGGANIEEQIRKVRKGAHILVATPGRLLDLIKRKTVNLGTVKTVILDEADEMLNMGFKEDLDAILQKIPETKNTGLFSATMPKEVRRIAENYMTDPVEIVVGKRNSAAANIGHHYYMMKEKDRYFALKRILDFYPEIFSLVFCRTRHETGSIAEKLEKDGYNATPLHGDLSQAQRDSAMKRFRDRTVKILVATDVAARGLDVYDISHVINYNLPDDLEVYTHRSGRTARAGKSGISITLVNTRENHRISQLEKNLNIKIEHLQIPDAEEICEQQMYALMDKVARTPVDDEAINRYWPIIYKKLKKYPLEEIIQKFISAELNTFLDYYKNTGDLNAKKESDKNDRSSQRKPDKRKDAYNKNIKGGSKRLFINLGERQNMNKGALVRLICSETGITSDNIGQISILSGYSFFEVNEKVADKVMVKMKSGTYEGKRFAVDTSQEKSRTSNKRKKW; encoded by the coding sequence ATGACATTTAACGACTTAGGACTGCATGATCATCTCATCCGGGCAGTCACACAACTCGGATTTAAAAATCCAACAGAAATACAGGAAAAGGTAATCCCAATTTTTCTGGAAAACAAAAGAGACCTCATCGGGCTTGCACAGACGGGTACCGGTAAAACTGCTGCTTTCGGATTACCGTTATTGCAGCATATCAATCTGAATGATAATTCCACGCAAGGACTGGTAATTTGTCCGACAAGAGAACTCTGCATGCAGATCACCAAAGACCTTGAATCGTATGCCGTTTTTCTTGACAATCCGAAAATCACAGCAGTGTATGGGGGAGCCAATATAGAAGAGCAAATCCGAAAGGTCCGCAAAGGAGCCCATATCCTGGTTGCTACTCCGGGAAGACTGCTTGATCTCATTAAAAGAAAAACTGTAAATCTGGGAACTGTAAAAACGGTTATCCTGGATGAAGCAGATGAAATGCTCAATATGGGCTTTAAAGAAGACCTCGATGCCATTCTGCAAAAAATACCGGAAACCAAAAACACTGGACTTTTTTCTGCAACTATGCCCAAAGAGGTCAGAAGGATAGCAGAAAACTATATGACGGACCCAGTGGAAATTGTGGTTGGAAAAAGAAACAGTGCCGCAGCGAATATCGGACATCATTATTATATGATGAAAGAAAAAGACCGGTATTTTGCATTAAAGAGGATCCTGGATTTTTACCCGGAAATCTTTAGTTTGGTATTTTGCCGGACACGACATGAAACAGGGTCAATTGCTGAAAAACTGGAAAAAGACGGATACAATGCCACTCCGCTCCATGGCGACCTCAGCCAGGCTCAAAGAGATTCTGCCATGAAGAGGTTCCGCGATAGAACGGTGAAGATACTTGTGGCTACGGATGTGGCAGCACGCGGACTGGATGTTTATGACATATCCCATGTGATAAACTATAACCTGCCTGACGACCTCGAAGTATATACCCACAGAAGCGGCCGTACCGCCAGAGCCGGAAAATCAGGAATTTCAATTACACTTGTCAATACAAGAGAAAATCATCGCATCAGTCAACTGGAAAAAAACCTGAACATCAAAATTGAACACTTGCAAATTCCTGATGCTGAGGAAATCTGTGAACAACAAATGTATGCATTGATGGATAAGGTAGCAAGAACACCTGTAGACGATGAAGCTATAAACCGCTACTGGCCAATCATATACAAAAAGCTTAAAAAATACCCCCTTGAGGAAATTATCCAGAAATTCATTTCAGCGGAACTAAACACTTTCCTGGATTATTATAAAAACACCGGAGACCTCAATGCAAAAAAGGAATCTGATAAAAATGACAGAAGTAGCCAAAGAAAACCTGATAAGAGAAAAGATGCTTATAATAAAAACATCAAAGGTGGAAGCAAACGTTTGTTCATTAACCTGGGAGAAAGACAAAACATGAACAAAGGTGCGCTGGTACGACTTATTTGCAGTGAAACCGGGATCACCAGTGACAATATTGGCCAAATCAGCATCCTGAGTGGATATTCCTTCTTTGAAGTGAATGAAAAAGTGGCGGATAAAGTAATGGTAAAAATGAAATCAGGCACCTATGAAGGAAAGAGATTTGCAGTGGATACTTCCCAGGAAAAATCAAGGACAAGCAACAAGAGAAAAAAATGGTGA